A window of Aeromicrobium duanguangcaii genomic DNA:
CTCGCACGACCTGACCCGGGACCGGTCCTCCCTGGACTTCCGCCGGATCACGATCTCCGACCCTCGCCTGGCCGGACGCCGGGTCGGTGACCTGGACCGCGACCTCGGGCGCCGCTTCGACGCGGGGATCACCCGGGTCCGGCGCGGGGACGTCGACTTCGTGGCCACGCCGGACCTGATGCTGCAGCTGGGCGACCGGGTGCGCGTCGTCGCTCCGCCGGAGACCATCGGCGAGGTCAGCCGCGAGCTCGGCGACTCGTCGCGCGGCCTGACCGACGTCAACCCGGTGGCCCTCGGAGCAGGCTTCGCCCTCGGGCTGGGACTGGGACAGGTCGCCGTCCCGGTGCCCGGGTTCGGATCGGTGATGGTGGGCGCCGCGGCGGGCACCCTGCTGGTGGGACTCGTGATGGGCCGGCTCGGCCGGGTGGGCCGCGTCGCCACCACGCTGCCGCACACGGCCGCCTCGGTCATGGTCGAGCTCGGCCTGCTGGTGTTCCTGGCGTACGCGGGCACCCGCGCCGGATCGCAGATCATCACCGCGTTCACGGACGGCGAGGTCCTGAACCTGCTCGTGACCGGTGCCGTCGTGACGACCACGGTCGGCATCGGCATCTACACGGTCATGCGGTGGGGCTTCAAGGTCGGCCGCATCCGGCTCGCGGGCATCGTCGCGGGCAGCCACACCCAGCCGGCGCTGCTGGCGTTCGCCAACGCGCGCACCGGCCACGACCCGCGGGTCGCTCTCGGGTACGCGCTGGTCTATCCGGCGGCCATGGTCGTCAAGATCATCCTCGCGCAGCTGTTGGTCGTGCTGTAGCCGCCGTCACCGGACGAAGTTCGCCCCGAGGTTGATCGCGGTGACGAGGATGACCGTGCCGAACAGGTACGAGAGCAATCCGTGACGCAGGGTGAGCGACCGCAGTCGGCTGCTCTGCAGGTTGGTGTCGGCGATCTGGTAGGTCATCCCCACGGTGAAGGCCATGTAGGCGAAGTCGCCGTAGCGCGGCGGGTCCTCGGTGTTGAAGTCGACCCCGCCCGCCGGCCCGCTGTAGTAGGCGCCGGCGTAGCGCAGCGTGTAGAGCGTGTGGATCATGATCCACGAGCACGCCACACTGCCCACCGCCAGCAGCGCACGGACCCGCTCGGCCGCGTGGGTGTCGGCCTGGGTCACGAGCATGTAGCCGACGGCGCCGAAGCTGGCGACCGTCGCCAGCACCATCGCGGCCTCCGTGAAGTGTCGCGACGGGTCGGTCTCCAGCGCGTGCGCCCGCGTGCCGGTCGCGTCCAGGCGCCGGGTCGTCAGGTAGATGTGCAGGACGTACGCGGCACAGGCCGTTCCCCAGCCGATGACGGGGGCGACCGGTCCGGCCGCGAGCACCGCCGCCAGGATCCCGGCCGGGACCCCGGTGACGACCATCAACAGCAGATGGCTGGCTCCCCGGTTCACTCTCGCAGCGTAGGCCGGTTCCGGCGGCCCCGCCGCGCGCTCACTCGACGTCGAGCGCGAGCAGGTCGTCCTCGGTCTCGCGACGCAGGATCAACCGCGCCTCGCCGTCTCGGACCGCCACCACGGCCGCGCGCGGCACGTGGTTGTAGTTGTTGGCCAGCGAGCGGCAGTAGGCGCCCGTCCCCGGGACGGCCAGCAGGTCGCCGGCGGCCACGTCCGACGGCAGGAACTCGGACTTGACGACGATGTCGCCGGACTCGCAGTGCTTGCCCACGACGCGCGCCAGCACGGGGCGGGCGTGCGACTCGCGGGAGGCGAGCGTGCACGAGTAGTCGGCGCCGTAGAGCGCGGGGCGGAGGTTGTCGCTCATCCCGCCGTCGACCGAGACGTAGAGTCGCGAGCCGCCGTTGTCGAGGCCGACCGCCTTGGTGGTGCCGACCTCGTAGAGGGTGAACGTGGACGGGCCGGCGATGGCACGGCCGGGCTCGATCGACAGCTGCGGCACGTCCATGCCGAGCGCGGCGCACTCGTCGGTGACGATCTTGACGATCTCGCTGCCCAGGTCCTCGGGGGCCCGGGGATCGTCCTGGGTCGTGTAGGCGATGCCGAAGCCGCCGCCGAGGTCGAGCTCGGGCGCCGTGACACCGAGCTCGCGGGCGATCTGCGCATGCAGACGCAGGACCCGGCGGGCGGCCACCTCGAAGCCGTCGGTGACGAAGATCTGCGAGCCGATGTGCGAGTGGAGCCCGAGGAAGTCCAGGCCGTCGGTGGCCAGCACGCGCTGCACGGCGTCGAGCGCTGCGCCATCGGAGATCGAGAAGCCGAACTTCTGGTCCTCGTGCGAGGTCGAGATGTACTCGTGGGTGTGCGCCTCGACGCCGGCGGTGACACGCACCATGACCGGCGCCCGGACACCCAGCTCGGCGGTGAGGGCGTCGAGTCGCTCGATCTCCTCGAAGGAGTCGATGACGATGCGGCCGACGCCGACCTCGAGGCACCGGCGCAGCTCGGCGACGGACTTGTTGTTGCCATGGTGGCCGATGCGCTCGGTCGGGAAGCCCGCACGCAGCGCGACGGCCAGCTCGCCACCGGTGCACACGTCGAGGTTGAGGCCCTCCTCGGCGATCCAGCGGGCCGTGGCGACGCAGAGGAAGGCCTTGCCGGCGTAGTAGACGTCGGCGGTCGGGAACGCGTCGCGGAAGGCGCGGGCCCGGGACCGGAAGTCGTCCTCGTCGACGACGTAGAGCGGCGTGCCGAACTCCTGCGCCAGCTCGGGCGCGGACTCGCCGGCGACCGTCAGGACGCCGTCGACCTTGCTGACGTTGGCCGCCCACAGCTGCGGGACGAGCTGGTTGGCGTCGTCCGGCTCACGGAGCCACTCCGGGCCCCTGCTGCCGGCCTGTCCGTGCAGGGCGCCTGCCTCGTGGGAGCGCATCGTCACATCCGATCCGGCGCGGAGACGCCGAGCAGGTCGAGGCCGTTCGCCAGGACTTGACGCGTCGCCGCGACCAGGACCAGACGTGCCCGGTGGGTGTCGGTCGGCTCCTCGTCCCCCTGCGGGAGGACGCGGCACTCGTCGTAGAACTTGTGGAACGTCGAGGCGGTCTCCTCGAGGTACCGCGCGACCCGGTGCGGCTCGCGCAGCTCGGCAGCGCGGGCGACGACGCGCGGGAACTCGGCCAGCGCCCGCAGCAGGGCACCCGAGCGCTCCTCGGACAGCTGCGACGGGTCGAAGGACTCGAGGTCGGCGGTGAGTCCCAGATCCGCAGCGTTGCGCACGATCGAGGAGAGCCGGGCGTGCGCGTACTGCACGTAGTAGACCGGGTTGTCGTTGCTCTTGCGGGTCATCTCGGCGACATCGAGCGTCAGCGGCGAGTCGGTCGGGTACCGGATCAGGGTGTACCGCAGCGGGTCGACGCCGATGAGGTCGATCAGCTCGCGCAGCGACACGATCGTGCCGGCGCGCTTGCTGAGCTTGAGCTCCTGGCCGTTCTGCAGGATCTTGACCAGCTGGCCGATCAGCACCTCGATCTGCTCACCGGGGGTGTCCCCCACGCAGGCCGCCATCGCGTTCAGGCGACCGACGTAGCCGTGGTGGTCGGCACCCAGCAGGTAGATGCAGGTCTCGAAGCCACGGTCGCGCTTGTCGACGTAGTAGGCCGTGTCGGAGGCGAAGTAGGTCAGCTCGCCGTTGCCGCGCAGCAGCACCCGGTCCTTGTCGTCGCCGAAGTCCGTCGTGCGCATCCACGTGGCACCCTCGGCCTCGAACAGCCGGCCCTGCTCGCGCAGGCGCGCGAGGCTGCGCTCGACCGCGTCGGACTCGTGCAGCGAGCGCTCGGAGAACCACACGTCGAAGTGGGTGTTGAACTCCGCCAGCTCGGACTTGTGCTCGGCGAGCTGCAACGCATAGCCGGCCTCACGGAACGCGATCGTCTGCTCGTCCCGCGGCAGCGACGTGATGCCCGGATCGGCCTCGACGATCCGCGCGGCCAGATCGGCGACGTAAGCACCGTGGTACCCGTCCTCGGGCGGCTCCTCGCCGTGCGCGCGGGCCATCAGCGAGGCGCCGAACTTGTCCATCTGGTTGCCGCGGTCGTTGATGTAGAACTCGCGGGTGACCTCGTTGCCGGCAGCGGCCATGACGCGCGCGATGGCGTCGCCGACGGCGGCCCAGCGCGTGTGGCCCAGGTGCAGCGGGCCGGTCGGGTTGGCGCTGATGAACTCCATGTTGATCGAGCGGCCGGTCGGCGCGCCGTGGCCGTACGCGGCCCCCGCCTCCAGGACGTTCCGCGCGATCTCACCCTGTGCGCCGGCGGAGACGCGGATGTTCAGGAAGCCCGGTCCGGCGACCTCGGCGGCCGAGATGCCCTCGGTGCTGGCCAGCTCGGCGGCGAGCAGCTCGGCGAACTCGCGCGGGTTCATGCCGGCCTTCTTGCCCAGCTGCATCGCGATGTTGGTGGCGTAGTCGCCGTGCTCCTTGACCTTCGGTCGCTCGACGCGGACCTGGCTCGGAACCGGGTCGGGGAGGGTCACGCGGCCGGCGTCCACGAGGGACGTGAGGGCGGCGACGATGGCGTCGGAAAGCTGCTCGGGGGTCACCGGAACAGCCTATCGGCGCACGCTAGCGGCGAGATTCGAGGACCCGGCGGACGGTCGCGACCAGGGTGTCGGGGTCGAACGGCTTGGTCACGTACTCGTCGACCCCGGCGGCCGCCGCGCGGTTGAGATCGATCTGCTGACTCTGGGTCGAGACCATCACGAGGCCCACCCCCGCGAAGCGCGGGTTCGCCCGCACGCGGGTGATGGCGGTGACGCCGTCCATGCGCGGCATCATCATGTCCATCGTGATGACGTCGGGCAGCGTCTCGAGACCGGCCAGGACGTCGAGACAGTCCTGGCCGTCCGCAGCCTCGATCACGTCGAATCCGGCCAGTTCGAGGTTCGTGCGAATCAGGAATCGGATGGATGCCGTGTCGTCGACGACCAGCACGGTGGGGGGCACGGCCCCCACGCTACCGGT
This region includes:
- the lysA gene encoding diaminopimelate decarboxylase; translated protein: MRSHEAGALHGQAGSRGPEWLREPDDANQLVPQLWAANVSKVDGVLTVAGESAPELAQEFGTPLYVVDEDDFRSRARAFRDAFPTADVYYAGKAFLCVATARWIAEEGLNLDVCTGGELAVALRAGFPTERIGHHGNNKSVAELRRCLEVGVGRIVIDSFEEIERLDALTAELGVRAPVMVRVTAGVEAHTHEYISTSHEDQKFGFSISDGAALDAVQRVLATDGLDFLGLHSHIGSQIFVTDGFEVAARRVLRLHAQIARELGVTAPELDLGGGFGIAYTTQDDPRAPEDLGSEIVKIVTDECAALGMDVPQLSIEPGRAIAGPSTFTLYEVGTTKAVGLDNGGSRLYVSVDGGMSDNLRPALYGADYSCTLASRESHARPVLARVVGKHCESGDIVVKSEFLPSDVAAGDLLAVPGTGAYCRSLANNYNHVPRAAVVAVRDGEARLILRRETEDDLLALDVE
- a CDS encoding aspartate:alanine exchanger family transporter — translated: MVGVLEFLGDQPLILLGLLIALGSAAGRLGVGGVSLGPVAVLFVAIALTALGTTYDVTLEVPELLGSMGLALFAFATGILAGPSFFTTLRSAWQVVLAVAGILILAAGAGAVVGRALGLNSEAIAGAFAGAVNNTPALAAAGGTPQATVGYATAYLYGVVAMLFVTGLAVSRGERDRDTPAEITDLTVRVEGDSSVSVADLRHRHGDRLTFSRVAHGAHTPPEPVLEDTRVGPGDLVTVVGPREEVEACCRELGHASSHDLTRDRSSLDFRRITISDPRLAGRRVGDLDRDLGRRFDAGITRVRRGDVDFVATPDLMLQLGDRVRVVAPPETIGEVSRELGDSSRGLTDVNPVALGAGFALGLGLGQVAVPVPGFGSVMVGAAAGTLLVGLVMGRLGRVGRVATTLPHTAASVMVELGLLVFLAYAGTRAGSQIITAFTDGEVLNLLVTGAVVTTTVGIGIYTVMRWGFKVGRIRLAGIVAGSHTQPALLAFANARTGHDPRVALGYALVYPAAMVVKIILAQLLVVL
- a CDS encoding DUF1345 domain-containing protein, whose translation is MNRGASHLLLMVVTGVPAGILAAVLAAGPVAPVIGWGTACAAYVLHIYLTTRRLDATGTRAHALETDPSRHFTEAAMVLATVASFGAVGYMLVTQADTHAAERVRALLAVGSVACSWIMIHTLYTLRYAGAYYSGPAGGVDFNTEDPPRYGDFAYMAFTVGMTYQIADTNLQSSRLRSLTLRHGLLSYLFGTVILVTAINLGANFVR
- the argS gene encoding arginine--tRNA ligase, with translation MTPEQLSDAIVAALTSLVDAGRVTLPDPVPSQVRVERPKVKEHGDYATNIAMQLGKKAGMNPREFAELLAAELASTEGISAAEVAGPGFLNIRVSAGAQGEIARNVLEAGAAYGHGAPTGRSINMEFISANPTGPLHLGHTRWAAVGDAIARVMAAAGNEVTREFYINDRGNQMDKFGASLMARAHGEEPPEDGYHGAYVADLAARIVEADPGITSLPRDEQTIAFREAGYALQLAEHKSELAEFNTHFDVWFSERSLHESDAVERSLARLREQGRLFEAEGATWMRTTDFGDDKDRVLLRGNGELTYFASDTAYYVDKRDRGFETCIYLLGADHHGYVGRLNAMAACVGDTPGEQIEVLIGQLVKILQNGQELKLSKRAGTIVSLRELIDLIGVDPLRYTLIRYPTDSPLTLDVAEMTRKSNDNPVYYVQYAHARLSSIVRNAADLGLTADLESFDPSQLSEERSGALLRALAEFPRVVARAAELREPHRVARYLEETASTFHKFYDECRVLPQGDEEPTDTHRARLVLVAATRQVLANGLDLLGVSAPDRM
- a CDS encoding response regulator, which gives rise to MPPTVLVVDDTASIRFLIRTNLELAGFDVIEAADGQDCLDVLAGLETLPDVITMDMMMPRMDGVTAITRVRANPRFAGVGLVMVSTQSQQIDLNRAAAAGVDEYVTKPFDPDTLVATVRRVLESRR